From the Plodia interpunctella isolate USDA-ARS_2022_Savannah chromosome 5, ilPloInte3.2, whole genome shotgun sequence genome, one window contains:
- the LOC128670199 gene encoding uncharacterized protein LOC128670199 isoform X4, whose product MGDDLSIKEKMSQIGSYQWVLGVHPSNISNVSDMSDYGPPPFALQIIPKNVGKPDRPLLQATTEELLCFFFMYVSTIAKMQLAFMFDESINGCKFVFENSFSDYYLNMGDDMSNKEKISQAESTQWAFGAHESNASMLSRFSDSVGPPPFGLHIIPQVMDESDRPRVQATTEELFCFYRLYISTICKTKIMSMVDLSLNWYFWFHIQNLVLNCMPNVFVKVFLAVYVPEEHFYLDKMVPLLRGYKFVIIIAAFYELVRLTSCKMLLLHYIWIGLAERSPWNRCSKDFSYPVSKMPNMTVSCYVIEDFKKLISEIVASNHTISFYKYEYTVKYSNGTTTYFQVPQLTFFKLLWDRRVTSIQQTEFGVYFLIIYALAALHYNQFYKKLIWKLLKFANYAEIAITLLITIHIFLSYNIIDPHLKNVKPVTILYNSKSPKLEVDVVLLALNAPPVIHVLISRSCADHSKIQYKSLSALLVISFWSYTFLSGLMFKYLKDYCDNIMGVHIRQSLYNSSAFYFIYAIYYSHFLLGNIYFLITLFVKFMGDFYIFVITFHCLVEAIICEWKFVTRIMVGSFLSLLSLLHFLIWNFTVLTMLMLYMKCISILIEMVGIYILYPLSRLVEDITFYSGSEPHILQQYCLRLVPFFVGVI is encoded by the exons ATGGGTGATGATTTGTCAATTAAAGAGAAGATGTCGCAGATTGGGTCGTACCAATGGGTTTTGGGAGTTCACCCGAGCAATATCTCAAATGTATCGGACATGAGCGATTACGGGCCTCCGCCGTTTGCTCTTCAAATTATTccaaaa AATGTGGGTAAACCGGACCGGCCTCTCTTGCAAGCGACTACAGAGGagctactttgttttttctttatgtatgTCAGTACGATTGCTAAAATGCAATTAGCGTTTATGTTCGACGAAAGCATCAACGG ATGTAAATTTGTATTCGAAAACAGCTTTAGTGATTATTATCTCAATATGGGTGATGATATGTCAAATAAAGAGAAGATATCGCAGGCTGAGTCGACGCAATGGGCTTTCGGTGCGCACGAGAGTAATGCCTCAATGTTATCGCGCTTCAGTGATTCCGTCGGACCTCCGCCGTTTGGTCTTCACATCATACCACAA GTGATGGATGAATCGGACCGGCCTCGTGTGCAAGCGACAACAGAGGagctgttttgtttttaccgTCTGTACATAAGTACGATttgcaaaactaaaataatgtcTATGGTCGATCTAAGCCTTAATTG GTATTTTTGGTTTCACATCCAGAACTTGGTGTTGAATTGTATGCCGAATGTCTTTGTCAAAGTATTCCTTGCTGTATACGTGCCGGAAGAACATTTCTACCTAGATAAAATGGTGCCCTTGCTACGCG GttacaaatttgtaataatcatTGCTGCGTTTTATGAACTGGTGAGATTAACATCTTGTAAAATGCTTCTGTTGCATTACATATGGATAGGCCTCGCTGAGAGAAGCCCATGGAATAG atgtTCCAAAGATTTTTCATACCCCGTTTCAAAAATGCCGAACATGACGGTCTCGTGTTACGTCATTGAAGATTTTAAGAAGTTAATTTCCGAAATTGTAGCTTCCAATCATACAAttagtttttacaaatatgaatATACCGTAAAATATTCCAATGGTACTACAACATACTTTCAAGTTCCTCAATTGAcattttttaa GCTTTTATGGGATAGGAGGGTAACATCAATACAGCAAACAGAGTTTGGCGTTTATTTCCTAATAATATACGCTTTAGCGGCTCTCCATTATaatcaattttacaaaaaactcATATGGAAG cttttaaaatttgcaaattatGCGGAAATTGCTATAACTTTGCTgataacaatacatatatttctgagttataacattattgatccacatttgaaaaatgtcaaacctgtaacaatattatacaattcGAAAAGCCCAAAG TTGGAAGTAGATGTAGTGTTATTAGCGTTAAATGCTCCACCAGTGATACATGTCTTGATTTCTAGAAGCTGTGCCGACCATAGTAAG ATCCAATATAAATCTCTGAGTGCCTTGCTGGTAATATCCTTTTGGTCGTATACTTTTTTAAGCGGATTGATGTTTAAGTATCTCAAAGATTATTGTGATAATATCATGGGAGTGCACATAAGACAGTCATTATATa ATTCATCCGCCTTTTACTTCATATACGCAATAtattattcacattttttgcTTGGGAACATTTACTTCTTGATTACgctttttgtaaaatttatggGGGACTTTTACATATTC gttattacCTTCCATTGTTTGGTTGAAGCAATTATTTGTGAATGGAAGTTTGTCACAAGGATTATGGTTGGATCGTTTCTCTCGTTATTATCTTTGCTCCACTTTCTCATATGGAACTTTACT